A portion of the Neorhodopirellula lusitana genome contains these proteins:
- a CDS encoding sacsin N-terminal ATP-binding-like domain-containing protein, whose protein sequence is MKKPPYFVAVRDEASCEWQQLDASPRIAGPWHQLFKQVQSPRHVVSELLQNADDAGATEASANVVDGDFVFTHNGDDFQKEHFASLCRFGYSNKRSLHTIGFRGIGFKSTFSLGDSVQIHTPTLSVVFHRERFTEPHWVDAKPLGQTEIRVTLKDAKRRKHIQSNLEDWIGSPASLLFFKSLRTFRVGDESICWNSIGRGPVKGSEWLATSSEPDSKFLIVRSAEKAFPKEAVEEIRQERMISDEDAATFPPCRVEIVLGMEGELFVVLPTGVKTQLPFACNAPFIQDPNRFRIKEPETSATNQWLLQRAGELAARAMVQWLGRDKSEPEERVKAYGFLPDVDRDDTSIEGACGTVVEEAFAEALTDKPILLTEDQKLVSSDECIAVPPQLLRVWSASQISRHFDSRDRPCLSNYVPSDHLAKLISWNFAKKIDNSQIIRTLTYNDLPRPGSWRKLLSLWAFVVQVRRSTYISDLTQLKIVPVQGKTELCKASKVVRISEKRLLQSDADWEFLSQFLLVLNQNWPRFLSEQQRKADQGSEDDDDTELWDDATTAKGLLETLQLADSSDANKLLEQAAKDAFAAEESEVDDCIRITQIAAKLGATVSEQFSYVTQDSYRRAVSELLVIDIQGGIDEFVPDDWFQEGVVLDEYMNDFQSCSRPEWIEWVESGKSKLRTFVPTEKRFIQLSQRDQVKTFLSERGVSDPPAYQYKTDTFEVTDWDFDSVHWNHWEQQAKSDPMFWAKLARRIMALPTIEISHAMRANIAQVATTGSRKSVTQSQMPPLWAMRLRPKPCLIDTHGEARIPNELLRRSAKTEPLIGVEPFINADDDTEQTRPFLYLFGVSSLPTGPLRLLERLRSVAGVSTLPASEVEKWYSRLDQLFGDCDIKDRECVSESFATQKLILTEDGNWVTSRDVFLNASGDDVPNIPTIRASVKQLQLWHRLGVPERPTADLAIEWLKGRAHSGKVTEDELRRIQAMQTKFPQRVWNECGRWLSLESQCIATKSFNYALKPGSNLDPSHLFKRTKTATADFRSLSADTANEPPFSMLPSLGMLIEERASLDDHSASNAVIKEWLAELGESLSRILLELDEQQERIRLHGSRLARTSVVSTRALQSISCVDGIPVGTPRRVSAIWKDETLYVEERPAAQLFTAVTRELSRAFDLPIVAEAIRASYERPRIFVHEYVNQTFDLQPPEDHSVSSELCSDMPEKVEVDEINSPKPHESNDESEPNSEILPVDNEEERDEVVEPEDASDNGSENESEIAPVPVIHHHPLRPRNTSSNNDQPKPFDLFAKREGFRRTNQQLFTKDDQSWISRDASSVFPWQRFDASGQLQQSYWTDDRCLDEEPIQVEAEAWRLCEQFPEKYSFLLASVDDEFQLLSARDLVAMRKDGHVTLYPATYRIVKEQNPPQSHSNSNNQHDVI, encoded by the coding sequence ATGAAGAAGCCACCATATTTCGTTGCTGTTCGTGACGAGGCGAGCTGCGAGTGGCAACAGTTAGATGCGAGCCCTCGGATTGCCGGTCCGTGGCACCAGCTCTTCAAGCAGGTTCAAAGTCCGCGTCACGTTGTGTCTGAGCTTTTGCAAAACGCGGACGATGCAGGAGCCACCGAGGCTTCGGCAAACGTCGTGGATGGCGACTTTGTCTTCACGCACAACGGCGACGATTTCCAAAAAGAGCATTTTGCCTCGCTTTGCCGATTTGGTTATTCCAACAAGCGCAGCCTGCATACGATTGGTTTTCGCGGCATCGGATTCAAGAGCACCTTTAGCCTTGGCGATTCGGTCCAGATTCATACGCCGACGCTATCGGTTGTGTTCCATCGCGAGCGATTTACGGAACCGCATTGGGTCGACGCGAAACCCTTGGGGCAAACCGAGATTCGCGTGACGCTGAAGGATGCAAAGCGACGCAAACACATTCAATCGAATCTTGAAGATTGGATCGGAAGTCCGGCTTCGCTTCTGTTCTTCAAATCGCTGAGGACATTTCGGGTTGGCGACGAATCAATTTGCTGGAATTCGATCGGTCGCGGCCCGGTGAAGGGTTCTGAATGGCTCGCAACTTCGAGCGAACCCGATTCAAAATTTCTAATCGTACGTTCCGCTGAGAAGGCATTTCCGAAAGAAGCCGTTGAGGAGATCCGGCAGGAAAGGATGATATCCGACGAAGATGCGGCGACGTTTCCGCCATGCCGTGTCGAAATCGTTTTAGGCATGGAGGGTGAGCTGTTTGTTGTCCTGCCAACCGGTGTCAAGACTCAGTTGCCGTTCGCTTGCAACGCGCCGTTCATCCAGGATCCCAATCGCTTCCGAATCAAGGAACCAGAGACGTCTGCGACAAACCAATGGTTGCTGCAACGTGCCGGCGAATTGGCTGCACGCGCAATGGTCCAATGGCTCGGCCGGGATAAATCCGAACCGGAAGAACGCGTGAAGGCATATGGCTTTTTGCCAGATGTTGATCGTGATGACACAAGTATCGAAGGAGCGTGTGGAACGGTAGTGGAAGAGGCGTTCGCCGAGGCTCTCACGGACAAGCCGATTTTGTTGACCGAAGATCAGAAGCTCGTTAGTTCCGACGAGTGTATTGCCGTGCCTCCGCAGCTATTGCGTGTTTGGTCAGCCAGTCAAATCTCGAGACACTTCGATTCAAGAGACCGGCCTTGCCTTTCAAACTATGTGCCGAGTGATCACTTGGCGAAGTTGATCAGTTGGAACTTTGCCAAGAAGATCGACAATTCTCAGATCATACGCACGCTAACCTATAACGATCTCCCTCGACCAGGTTCTTGGCGCAAGCTGCTATCGCTCTGGGCATTTGTAGTGCAGGTGCGACGCTCCACGTACATCAGCGACCTGACTCAGTTGAAGATCGTTCCTGTCCAAGGAAAGACAGAGCTGTGCAAAGCGAGCAAGGTAGTTCGCATCAGCGAAAAGCGACTCTTGCAGTCGGATGCCGATTGGGAGTTTCTGTCTCAGTTTTTGTTGGTCCTCAATCAGAACTGGCCGCGTTTTCTTTCTGAGCAACAGCGAAAGGCGGACCAAGGCAGCGAGGACGATGACGATACAGAACTTTGGGACGATGCGACGACGGCGAAAGGGCTTCTGGAGACGCTTCAACTAGCCGATTCGAGTGACGCCAACAAGTTGCTTGAGCAAGCAGCCAAAGATGCATTCGCTGCAGAGGAGTCTGAGGTCGACGACTGCATTCGCATCACTCAAATCGCGGCGAAACTGGGGGCGACGGTAAGCGAACAGTTTTCATACGTGACCCAAGACAGCTACCGACGAGCGGTTAGTGAACTCCTCGTTATTGACATCCAAGGCGGAATCGACGAATTCGTTCCCGACGATTGGTTTCAAGAAGGCGTCGTGCTTGATGAATACATGAACGATTTTCAATCATGCAGTCGACCAGAATGGATTGAATGGGTTGAAAGTGGAAAGAGCAAGCTTCGCACTTTCGTTCCGACCGAGAAGCGTTTTATCCAGCTCTCGCAACGAGACCAAGTAAAAACGTTCTTGTCCGAACGAGGTGTGAGTGATCCGCCCGCATATCAGTACAAGACAGATACTTTTGAAGTCACAGACTGGGATTTCGACAGCGTTCACTGGAACCACTGGGAGCAACAAGCGAAAAGCGACCCTATGTTCTGGGCAAAACTTGCCCGGCGAATCATGGCTTTGCCCACGATTGAGATCAGTCATGCAATGCGAGCAAACATTGCGCAGGTCGCAACAACGGGCAGCCGAAAATCCGTTACCCAGTCACAGATGCCTCCCCTATGGGCGATGCGTTTGCGACCAAAGCCGTGTTTGATCGACACACACGGCGAAGCAAGAATTCCGAATGAGCTCTTGCGACGGTCGGCGAAGACCGAGCCGTTGATTGGTGTTGAACCCTTCATCAACGCCGATGACGACACAGAGCAAACGCGGCCATTTTTGTACCTGTTCGGCGTTAGCTCGTTGCCAACTGGACCGTTGCGATTGCTCGAACGACTGCGGAGCGTCGCCGGCGTAAGTACCTTGCCAGCATCTGAAGTTGAAAAATGGTACAGCCGCTTGGATCAACTGTTCGGCGATTGCGACATAAAGGATCGTGAGTGCGTCAGTGAATCTTTCGCAACACAAAAACTGATCCTGACGGAGGATGGCAACTGGGTAACAAGTCGCGACGTGTTCCTCAATGCGTCTGGGGATGACGTCCCCAATATTCCGACAATTCGAGCTTCCGTGAAGCAATTGCAACTTTGGCATCGGCTCGGTGTACCCGAGCGTCCGACCGCTGATCTCGCGATCGAGTGGTTGAAGGGCCGCGCACATAGCGGCAAGGTTACCGAGGACGAGTTGCGTCGCATCCAGGCCATGCAAACCAAGTTCCCACAGCGTGTCTGGAATGAATGTGGACGCTGGTTGAGTCTTGAAAGTCAATGTATCGCGACAAAGAGTTTCAACTACGCGCTCAAACCAGGGTCGAACCTCGACCCGAGCCATCTCTTTAAACGCACCAAGACGGCAACCGCGGACTTTCGTTCGCTTTCCGCCGACACCGCCAACGAACCACCGTTCAGTATGCTGCCATCGCTTGGAATGCTGATTGAAGAACGTGCATCGCTGGATGACCACTCCGCGTCAAACGCAGTGATCAAAGAGTGGCTCGCCGAGCTCGGCGAATCGCTTTCCCGAATACTCCTCGAATTAGACGAGCAACAGGAGCGAATTCGGCTCCATGGATCACGGCTTGCGCGGACCAGCGTGGTGTCGACGCGGGCACTGCAATCAATCTCTTGCGTCGATGGCATTCCCGTGGGCACGCCTCGGCGAGTGTCGGCGATCTGGAAAGACGAAACTCTGTACGTTGAGGAACGACCCGCGGCTCAGCTCTTTACAGCCGTGACCCGTGAACTTTCAAGGGCGTTCGATTTGCCAATTGTTGCGGAGGCGATTCGAGCATCTTATGAACGTCCACGAATATTTGTGCACGAGTACGTGAACCAGACCTTCGATCTGCAACCTCCCGAGGATCATTCGGTGTCGAGCGAGCTTTGTAGCGATATGCCGGAGAAGGTCGAAGTGGATGAAATCAATTCCCCTAAGCCTCACGAGTCCAATGACGAATCCGAACCGAACTCAGAAATTCTTCCGGTTGATAACGAGGAAGAACGCGACGAAGTTGTCGAGCCAGAAGACGCGAGCGACAACGGTAGCGAAAATGAATCGGAAATCGCCCCCGTGCCGGTGATCCATCACCATCCACTAAGACCACGAAACACATCCAGCAATAACGATCAACCAAAGCCGTTTGATTTATTTGCGAAACGAGAGGGTTTTCGACGCACAAATCAACAGCTTTTCACAAAAGACGATCAGAGTTGGATCTCGCGTGACGCATCAAGCGTCTTTCCGTGGCAGCGATTCGATGCATCTGGCCAGCTTCAGCAGAGTTACTGGACCGACGATCGGTGCCTCGACGAAGAGCCGATTCAAGTGGAGGCGGAGGCTTGGCGGTTGTGCGAGCAGTTTCCGGAGAAGTACTCATTCCTCTTGGCTTCGGTCGATGATGAATTTCAACTTTTGTCGGCCCGTGACTTGGTGGCGATGCGAAAAGATGGACATGTGACCTTGTATCCAGCAACGTACCGAATTGTCAAAGAGCAAAATCCGCCACAATCCCATTCAAACTCGAACAATCAACACGATGTCATCTAG